From a single Vicugna pacos chromosome 4, VicPac4, whole genome shotgun sequence genomic region:
- the SPATA31F1 gene encoding LOW QUALITY PROTEIN: protein SPATA31F1 (The sequence of the model RefSeq protein was modified relative to this genomic sequence to represent the inferred CDS: inserted 4 bases in 4 codons; substituted 2 bases at 2 genomic stop codons), whose product MLSPTFVLWDLGYPLYTYGYIFIIILIIWQVKKSYHGLTLEPKRSCCWHHRKVRQRARDAASKARRLSREEAEKPWELLSVMRSQGWLPQEGSVRQLLCAXPCCQICNAMVLEIQQLVVGENTLVSPASGGPSQGSSCLEILSTSKVSFKQSIEHRCPCSKDFSLPPATLTVSQKSLTQSAAQSTGAVSIHDYWAEHLKLRQGFQVPEVPRGPETMFSSRLKEPQISVNLQMMQSNSSLAYGNQGQQSLNSQGSLLTLNQEIITLTHPVALHMVTVLPAHLPFLSPEVLRLLEVHVKKRMHFQRWGLPRFVEESLRQFMPNPPLFYQSVHNQPVSFIQNDSFQFSVEKFGTTSYQNWGSCMASQPTQAFWVSEWSIMDPEQRPHYQQIPNHTALALSSPALKELNGLYLMPGQPANDSVGRVQQIYSQLFCGLPSLHSESLVDTFLGSQGFSMNGSMSKPHLKDPFLFKELSFLPLMPKTPTWSAPPCSPSSPNWIAPXNHQQAQINIPFLTLNEYEALEWYLLQKQLQLQWGLPDVFQRDQHTKSPMQHEPCEKAQSSETEKTSWPGQPISVLTRELLFPDHASRLLEFHLQRQLIHHRXGLPQKIQQSIQLLLSPSDQRTLSWSSTALDNVNVPQPTALEGTGVGDPFPAIMDPESAPMPCLFVQTKAKLQSHINSKCGQIHQRKVPVCICGSWECRIPGGLEVAPFTSIPESKPRELQAANDPDLQQKVTPWMPVVLAQQQQALPDAITGYPKQPQTLSKGAIEKLEATLRHKYLAFLSGLPTLYYVALSRALDPAITCQAMIPETVPGPAEFPTEPLAQMTSPEKQVLSPGPGFQDASEACADTADEFQTEVQVEGIIKMVPLESQTEPARPCLVTEPVLAKLNFHLRKKILEIQLGVPIRARESREQTVAITENICTQESPGNLDNQGRTLLQELPIPPDMPCAPDPEWLHFKEQLATELKAVRQKQKHPSPSEVPHGSIHWTSKISQASRDMTEAQMLCFQLEAXNPSLEEAWSPEPQSPDKSKDSAQVPKLAEKKGKSKPARDHGEGDAGFALSSTREKSHSAEAQRPEGMLLNRTPHSAWRRRHCFHFNAPCQHSPQHRPQLKLPELPPAGPGGNDSEKNDLQDSQAKRNVICKSARISKNAQPMVPQASQGQPFLGQPILGKPLHSQTLQGRVLQGQVMPGCTHKRPGLPESGLRNKMKFFLHCFNPKTKGKGQEKSMSSTSEKMANMKRKNVEKSLGPAKSPKGQTKTETTRGNPKAQFPPTEKQVGLAVLHVPHSPDSKLRHRSXPHQPHSASVLGXPHHCPQHCPRMAYATQSGKPPQLSTLTSEGNTGLLKKTQNKQKTL is encoded by the exons ATGCTGAGCCCAACTTTTGTTCTGTGGGATCTAGGGTATCCCTTATATACCTATGGCTACATCTTTATTATTATCCTAATTATCTGGCAGGTGAAAAAGAGTTACCATGGATTAACGTTGGAACCTAAAAGGAGCTGCTGCTGG CATCACCGAAAAGTCAGACAAAGGGCTAGAGATGCAGCATCAAAAG CTAGGAGACTTTCCCGGGAAGAAGCTGAGAAGCCGTGGGAGCTGCTCTCTGTCATGAGAAG CCAGGGCTGGCTTCCTCAGGAGGGGAGTGTGCGGCAGCTCCTGTGTG GACCCTGCTGCCAAATCTGCAATGCCATGGTGCTGGAGATTCAGCAGCTGGTGGTGGGTGAGAATACCCTGGTCTCCCCAGCTTCAGGGGGGCCATCGCAGGGCTCCTCTTGTCTAGAGATTTTGTCCACATCTAAAGTGTCTTTTAAGCAGAGTATAGAGCATCGTTGCCCATGCTCCAAAGACTTTTCACTTCCACCTGCAACCCTCACAGTGTCACAGAAATCCCTAACCCAGTCAGCTGCCCAGTCAACTGGTGCAGTCAGCATCCATGATTACTGGGCTGAACACCTCAAACTAAGGCAGGGATTTCAAGTGCCAGAGGTGCCCAGGGGCCCAGAGACTATGTTTTCATCAAGGCTCAAAGAGCCTCAGATTTCAGTGAACCTGCAGATGATGCAGAGCAACTCCAGCCTTGCCTACGGGAACCAAGGCCAGCAGTCCTTGAATTCCCAGGGGTCTCTGCTGACCCTGAACCAAGAAATCATTACCTTGACACATCCTGTGGCCTTGCATATGGTCACTGtcctccctgcccacctgccATTCCTCAGTCCTGAAGTCCTGAGGCTTCTTGAGGTACATGTGAAAAAAAGGATGCATTTCCAGAGGTGGGGGCTCCCCAGATTTGTAGAAGAGTCTCTAAGGCAGTTTATGCCAAATCCACCATTATTCTACCAATCTGTACATAACCAACCAGTTTCTTTCATCCAAAATGATAGTTTTCAGTTCTCTGTTGAGAAATTTGGGACCACTTCATACCAGAACTGGGGTTCATGTATGGCCAGCCAGCCCACCCAGGCCTTCTGGGTTTCTGAATGGTCCATTATGGACCCAGAACAAAGACCCCACTACCAGCAAATCCCAAACCATACGGCTCTTGCCTTGTCCTCTCCAGCCCTTAAAGAATTAAATGGCCTCTATCTCATGCCTGGGCAACCAGCTAATGACTCAGTGGGCCGTGTGCAGCAGATATACAGCCAGCTATTTTGTGGCCTCCCTTCTCTGCACAGTGAGTCCCTGGTTGACACCTTCTTGGGTTCTCAAGGCTTCTCCATGAATGGGAGCATGTCTAAGCCCCACTTGAAAGATCCTTTTCTCTTCAAGgagctctccttcctccctctaaTGCCTAAAACTCCAACCTGGTCAGCTCCACCCTGTTCTCCATCTTCCCCAAATTGGATCGCTC CTAACCACCAGCAAGCTCAGATCAATATCCCATTTCTGACTCTCAATGAGTATGAAGCCTTGGAGTGGTACCtgctgcagaagcagctccagcTTCAGTGGGGCCTGCCAGATGTTTTCCAGAGAGATCAGCACACCAAGAGTCCCATGCAGCATGAGCCCTGTGAAAAAGCCCAGTCTTCTGAGACTGAGAAAACTTCCTGGCCAGGGCAGCCCATCTCAGTCCTGACAAGGGAACTACTCTTCCCAGATCATGCCAGTAGGCTGCTGGAATTCCACCTCCAGAGGCAGTTGATTCACCATCGCTGAGGCCTGCCCCAGAAGATCCAGCAGTCCATCCAGTTGCTCCTGTCCCCCAGTGACCAGAGGACTCTGTCCTGGAGCAGCACAGCCCTAGACAATGTGAATGTCCCCCAACCTACAGCTCTAGAGGGCACTGGGGTTGGCGACCCATTCCCAGCCATCATGGACCCAGAGTCAGCCCCCATGCCATGCTTGTTTGTCCAGACTAAGGCAAAATTACAGAGCCACATCAACTCCAAATGTGGGCAGATTCACCAGCGCAAGGTTCCTGTCTGCATATGTGGCTCTTGGGAGTGCAGAATTCCTGGGGGCCTGGAAGTAGCTCCCTTCACCAGCATCCCAGAAAGCAAGCCCCGGGAACTACAGGCAGCAAATGACCCAGACCTACAACAGAAAGTTACACCCTGGATGCCAGTGGTCCTTGCTCAGCAGCAACAAGCCTTACCAGATGCCATCACAGGATATCCTAAGCAGCCCCAAACCCTGTCCAAGGGAGCCATCGAGAAACTGGAGGCAACTTTACGGCACAAGTATCTGGCCTTCTTGTCAGGGCTGCCCACTCTTTATTATGTGGCTCTCTCCAGGGCCTTGGATCCAGCAATCACTTGTCAAGCTATGATCCCAGAGACAGTGCCTGGGCCTGCTGAATTCCCCACAGAACCTCTGGCTCAGATGACCTCACCTGAAAAGCAAGTTCTAAGTCCTGGGCCAGGCTTTCAGGATGCCAGCGAGGCTTGTGCAGACACTGCAGATGAATTCCAGACTGAAGTGCAGGTGGAAGGAATAATCAAGATGGTGCCTCTAGAAAGCCAGACAGAGCCTGCCAGACCCTGCTTAGTCACGGAACCTGTCTTGGCCAAACTAAATTTCCATCTGAGAAAGAAGATCCTAGAGATACAACTGGGAGTTCCCATAAGGGCAAGAGAGTCCAGGGAACAAACTGTAGCAATCACAGAGAACATATGCACACAGGAGTCTCCTGGGAATCTAGACAACCAAGGAAGAACACTGCTCCAGGAACTCCCCATCCCACCAGATATGCCATGTGCCCCAGATCCAGAATGGCTCCACTTCAAAGAACAGCTGGCCACTGAGTTAAAGGCAGTGCGTCAGAAACAGAAGCACCCCAGTCCTAGTGAAGTACCCCATGGTTCTATCCACTGGACCTCCAAGATCTCTCAAGCCAGCAGGGACATGACAGAGGCCCAGATGCTTTGTTTTCAGCTGGAGG GAAACCCCAGCCTggaggaggcctggagccctgagcCCCAAAGCCCTGACAAAAGCAAAGACTCAGCCCAAGTACCCAAGCTggcagaaaagaaaggcaaatccAAGCCAGCAAGGGACCACGGAGAAGGGGATGCCGGGTTTGCACTCTCCTCCACAAGAGAAAAAAGCCACTCAGCTGAAGCCCAGAGGCCAGAAGGGATGCTTCTCAACAGGACACCCCATAGCGCCTGGCGACGGAGACATTGCTTTCACTTTAATGCTCCCTGTCAGCACAGTCCCCAGCATCGCCCTCAGCTTAAACTCCCAGAGCTACCTCCTGCAGGCCCTGGGGGGAATGACTCTGAGAAGAATGACCTGCAAGACAGTCAAGCCAAGCGCAATGTCATCTGCAAATCAGCAAGGATTTCCAAGAATGCCCAGCCCATGGTGCCCCAGGCATCACAGGGCCAGCCTTTTCTGGGCCAACCCATTCTGGGTAAGCCATTGCACAGCCAAACTCTACAAGGTCGGGTTTTGCAGGGGCAGGTGATGCCAGGTTGTACCCACAAGAGGCCCGGCCTTCCAGAATCTGGCTTGAGAAATAAGATGAAATTTTTTCTGCACTGTTTTAACCCCAAGACAAAAGGCAAAGGGCAGGAGAAATCCATGTCCTCCACATCTGAGAAAATGGccaacatgaaaagaaaaaatgtagaaaagagcCTGGGTCCAGCCAAAAGTCCCAAGGGGCAAACTAAGACAGAGACGACAAGAGGGAACCCCAAGGCCCAGTTTCCCCCTACTGAGAAGCAGGTGGGCCTGGCTGTCTTGCATGTTCCCCACTCCCCAGACAGTAAGCTCCGGCACCGCTCCTGACCCCATCAACCCCACTCTGCCTCAGTCCTGG ACCCCCACCACTGCCCTCAGCACTGTCCTCGAATGGCTTATGCCACCCAATCAGGGAAACCACCCCAACTCTCAACTCTCACCTCAGAGGGAAACACTGGTCTGCTCAAGAAGACCCAGAACAAGCAAAAAACTCTGTAG
- the CCL21 gene encoding C-C motif chemokine 21 has protein sequence MAQSLVLSVLVLVLAFCILQIQGSDGGAQDCCLKYSQKKIPNKIVLGYRKQEPSLGCPIPAILFLPRKSSQPELCADPKEAWVQQLMKRLDKSPARQGSKDKRASKSDKKGKGSKGSKRTKNPKGL, from the exons ATGGCTCAGTCACTGGTTCTGAGCGTCCTTGTCCTGGTCCTGGCCTTCTGCATACTCCAGATCCAAG GCAGTGATGGAGGAGCACAGGACTGCTGCCTCAAGTACAGCCAAAAGAAGATTCCCAACAAAATTGTCCTCGGCTACCGGAAGCAGGAACCAAGCCTGGGTTGCCCCATCCCGGCTATCCT GTTCTTGCCTCGGAAGAGCTCTCAGCCGGAGCTATGTGCAGACCCTAAGGAGGCCTGGGTGCAGCAGCTGATGAAGCGTCTGGACAAGTCACCAGCCCGCCAGGGCAGCAAGGACAAGAGGGCCTCCAAGTCTGACAAGAAGGGAAAGGGCTCCAAAGGCTCtaagag GACGAAGAACCCAAAGGGGTTATAG
- the LOC102543441 gene encoding small ribosomal subunit protein eS12-like — protein sequence MAKEGTAAGGIMDINAALQEVMKTTPWPSMWNSQSCKALDPGQPHIWVLASIHDEPMYVKLVEALCAEHQINLIKVDDNKKLGEWVGLCKTDIEGKPCTVFGCSCAVFKDSGKDSQAKDVIKKYFKCKK from the coding sequence ATGGCCAAGGAAGGCACTGCTGCTGGAGGTATAATGGACATTAATGCTGCTTTGCAAGAGGTGATGAAGACCACCCCCTGGCCTAGCATGTGGAATTCACAAAGCTGCAAAGCCTTAGACCCGGGCCAACCCCATATTTGGGTGCTTGCATCCATCCATGATGAGCCTATGTATGTCAAGTTGGTGGAGGCCCTCTGTGCTGAACACCAAATCAACCTAATTAAGGTTGATGACAACAAAAAACTAGGTGAATGGGTAGGCCTCTGTAAAACTGACATAGAGGGAAAACCCTGTACAGTGTTTGGTTGCAGTTGTGCAGTGTTTAAGGACTCTGGCAAAGATTCTCAAGCCAAGGATGTTATCAAGAAGTACTTCAAATGcaagaaatga